In Cyclobacteriaceae bacterium, the DNA window GACAAAAGAATATTCTCTTTATCAGTTAAAAGAGTATTGTCGTTTCCGAGATCAATGGCGAAGCTCTTGGTTTTAAATAGATTCATAAAAATTGTATTGATGAATAAATGTAAAAGGAATAGCCGTGAGAGTACAGATTGCGCTATTATAAATTCATTATTGTAAGAATTCATTAAAACGCTTCTGGACCATCCCTTTCCAACATCAGTTTATAGAGCATGACGGCTTATTTAATGCACCCGGCATTTTTCCTAAAAAGTCATCATTTTCATTATAAATCCAAGGTTTTCCTGCCATTGTGTCACTTTTGAGCCTAAAAAGCCTATTGGCATAACCATTGATTAAGGAGGAGAGACCAGACTAAAAACAACTAGAAATATCATGGGAAAAATAATAGGAATAGACTTAGGAACGACCAACTCCTGCGTTGCCGTAATGGAAGGCAGCGAGCCGGTGGTCATTGCCAACAGCGAGGGAAGAAGGACAACACCTTCGATCGTCGCATTTTTAGATAACGGAAAAGGTGAACGCAAAGTGGGAGATCCTGCAAAGCGTCAGGCTATCACCAATCCAAAGAACACCGTTTCTTCCATCAAGCGTTTTATGGGGAAAAAATTCGCCGAAGTAAGTGGCGAAATGAAGATGGTAAGCTACGGAGTTGAAAGTGGAAGCAACGACACAGTGCGTGTTCGCATCGGTGATCGCTTATATACACCTCAGGAATTATCTGCAATGATCCTTCAGAAAATGAAGAGCACAGCAGAAGATTATCTTGGAACAACTGTTACCGAGGCAATCGTTACAGTTCCAGCATACTTTAATGATGCTGAACGTCAGGCAACAAAAGAAGCCGGACAGATCGCAGGTCTTGATGTAAAACGTATTATCAACGAACCGACAGCAGCAGCACTTGCTTACGGTCTTGATAAGAAAAGCAAAGACATGAAGATCGCTGTGTATGACCTTGGTGGTGGTACATTCGACGTGTCAATCCTTGAATTGGGAGATGGTGTATTTGAAGTGAAGTCAACCAATGGTGATGTTCACCTTGGTGGTGACGACTTTGATATGCGCATCATGAACTGGCTTGCTGATGAATTCAAGTCAGATAAGAATATTGATTTAAGAAAAGATCCAATGGCGCTTCAACGCCTGAAGGAAGCAGCAGAAAAAGCCAAGATTGAATTATCAAGCTCGCAGGAGACTGAAATCAATCTTCCTTACATCACTTCTGTGGATGGTGTACCTGAGCACTTGGTAAGAAAACTCAGCCGCGCAAAGTTTGAACAACTTTGTGATGACTTGATCAAGAGAACATTGGAGCCATGCCGCAAAGCGGTTGCTGACTCAGGTGTTTCTGTTGGACAAATTGATGAAGTGATCCTGGTAGGAGGTTCTACCCGTATCCCAAGAATTCAGGAAGAAGTAGAAAAATTCTTCGGCAAGAAACCATCCAAGGGAGTTAATCCTGATGAAGTGGTAGCAGTAGGTGCTGCGATCCAGGGTGGTGTATTGACAGGAGAAGTTAAGGATGTGTTATTGCTGGATGTTACTCCACTTTCATTGGGTATCGAAACAATGGGTGGTGTATTCACGAAGCTCATTGAATCCAACACAACGATTCCTTCAAAGAAATCAGAAGTGTTTTCAACAGCATCTGATAGTCAGCCATCTGTAGAAATACATGTATTGCAAGGCGAGCGCGAGATGGCGCAATACAATCGTACGATCGGAAGATTCCACCTGGATGGAATTCCTCCAGCACCGCGCGGTATGCCAAAGATTGAAGTAACATTTGATGTGGATGCGAATGGTATCCTTCATGTGTCTGCAAAAGATCAGGGTACTGGCAAAGAGCAGAAGATCAGAATTGAAGCTTCCAGCGGTTTAACCGATGCGGAAATTCAAAAGATGAAGCAGGAGGCACAAGCCAATGCAGAATCTGATAAGAAGGAAAAGGAAAAGATCGAAAAGATCAACGCGGCTGATTCACTCATCTTCCAGACTGAAAAACAGTTGAAAGAATTTGGTGATAAACTTTCAGAAGGAAACAAGACCGCCATCAACGGTGGACTTGAAAAATTGAAGGAAGCACATAAGGGTCAGGACATCACAGCGATTGAAAGCGCTATGGAAGCTCTTAACGCTGCGTGGCAGGCTGCTTCTCAGGAAATCTATGCAGCATCTGGTGCAGGTGCAGCAGGTGGTCCTCAGGCAGGTGCTCCAACCGATGGCGGCAACACAGGTGGTGCAACTACCGGAAGTGCTGATGCAACGGATGTAGAGTTTGAGGAAGTAAAGAAGTAATTCAGAATAGATTAAAGAACAAAAGCGCTCCGGGAAACTGGAGCGCTTTTTTTATATCAGTTAGCAATAGATCTCAACAATAACTTCCATTTCTTAATGAACCTCAACTATACATTTCCCGTTCTTGTCTTCTGATAAGTAAGGGGGCTATAGGTTCTTTTTGGAATACCTGGAATGCCTGGATAGCAAAAGTTAGGAAGTCTAAAACCTAATAATTTGCTCAGTTGCACACTTTTTTGAGTGTGCACCACCGTTTCCAGCATCAATTCAACGAAAATCACTCAAAAGCACGGTCGACCCACGGTCACCCCACGGTCACTCCACGGTCACCCCCCTCGATTTAAGGGGAAGACCAGGCAATGGAACTGGGTAAGAGCTGTGAAGCAGGCCTTTTCATTGGGAAGGGATCAGAGAAGATTGCACTAATTTGAAGACGCAGGATCGAGCTGGATTATCAGTCTCAGGACTAAAATGATTAATCAGTACATTAGGGCCAGATGGACTGTGCTGACGATTGCTGTATCGTTTATAAATATCTTTCAGCGTGAAAATTAAAGATGCTTTAACAGAAGTTCTGGATGTCGATCATGGTTTAGTAAAGACATTTCTCACACTTCTATACAATCCCAAAAAAGTACTCGATAACACTGCTGCCTATACAAGCCCACTGAGGTTTTCCCTTATTTTAACATCGATCGGATGTGCCATTCTTCTGTTCACCGTGAAGATCTTTTCTGATAGCGATGATTTTACGTGGGCAATTCCACGACGTGTATTTGAAACAAGAGAATCATACTCGAACTTTAACGACTCTTTCAAATCTGCAATCTTTCTTATTGAGATCGTTCCAGTATTCTACCTGACATTACTTATCATAAATCTCAAATGGCAGAAGATCAGATCACAAAGCCTGCCGATAAGTCTTTATATCATCTCTGAGTCAGTCTTCATAGTAACCTTCTTCTCAGCTATTGCTGAAATAGCCTTATCGGATACGACTTCCGCCACTATGACGACCTATACGTTATTCTGGATGATTCCGACTTTTGCATATCTGCTCTTTTCATTAAGTGTTATTCACGAACAAAAGTTTAAGGGTGTATTGAAATCAGTGTTGATCGTTTCAATCACTTTCTTCCTTTACTCCTTTGTGGCGGATCCGTTTTTTCAATTCGCTTATCATCGGATGGTGAATGGCAAACACCTGATATATCATACAACAGTGACGTCTGATTTTAAACCTCAGGAGATCTCCTATGAAATTGAAGGCCCTCCTCCATCAGCGCTTGCAATGCGAAATGACACCCTGGAAGTATTTTTAGATGGCGCTCCTTACCATTCGAAGATTATTACCACCCGAGGTATCATGGGAGGAAGCCTCTACGAATTCCAGGTAAAGAACTATTTTCTTTTAGCGAATCAAGTCTCTGTCGCTTTTGGGGAGCCGGTCAATAATCACCTGCCTGTTGATATCCGATTGAACGATCAGCACAAGAACTTTCAGATTGAAATCCGTGATCAAACAACTATACTTTATAATGGTGTAACTCAGGACAGCGCTGGAACTTTTATCATTTTAAGCGCAGGATATCAGCAAAGTTCAACGGGGACACGGCCCTATTTAAATATTCAAAAACTTTTAAATCATCATGGAGATCTCACCATGGATCGCTCTGCAAGGATCGACAGTGTTTTTCCATTTCCACATCATGGCTTCTACAAGGCAATTGTCACTGATTCTCTCATTTCAGTTATGGATTATAATAGTCCGGCAGCCTCAACAGAAAACGTATTCAATGCAACACTGACCGTTCCATCAGAAGTGTCTAAAATGACACTGAGAACATTTTCGTATAACAATCGATTTATTGAAAAATGGTCCAATGTTATCTATGAAAAAGAAACACGGTACTCTCCGACTTTCAGGGCACATCTGATTACAGGTCCTGGTAAGGATCTATATTCAATTTATACTGTTCCCAATGACACGAATGTGTGCATCTTCATCCATTCATTAAACATCGGATCCGGTAAGGTTAACTTCTTCAGGAAAATCAACCCTCAAAATGATGAGGTATTTATTCAAAAAGCGGCGTGTGATAAAGACGGGCTCTATCTCGGTGGAAGAATCGGTAATCTGTTTGCGGGTAATCCTTTTCAGAAATCTTATACGCTGGCGACCTTGATGAAGCTTGACATAATTACAGGCAGCACTATTAAAACCATAAATTATGGGAGCACTTATAACGGTGCTTATTCCTTTTTTGGAGATTTTTCAACCACTCCAGATCACCTGATCTTATCCATGAGAACTGATACTTTCCCTTTTGGCTTCTTCGATAATGTCAATCGAAAATTAATAATCATAGACAAGAAGGACTTATAATTAGATCCCTCAATTATTAGTAGCTCATTGCTCCTAATTCCTAACTATAATTTATCTTTGTGGCCCTTTAAATGGGTCGAGTATG includes these proteins:
- the dnaK gene encoding molecular chaperone DnaK, with protein sequence MGKIIGIDLGTTNSCVAVMEGSEPVVIANSEGRRTTPSIVAFLDNGKGERKVGDPAKRQAITNPKNTVSSIKRFMGKKFAEVSGEMKMVSYGVESGSNDTVRVRIGDRLYTPQELSAMILQKMKSTAEDYLGTTVTEAIVTVPAYFNDAERQATKEAGQIAGLDVKRIINEPTAAALAYGLDKKSKDMKIAVYDLGGGTFDVSILELGDGVFEVKSTNGDVHLGGDDFDMRIMNWLADEFKSDKNIDLRKDPMALQRLKEAAEKAKIELSSSQETEINLPYITSVDGVPEHLVRKLSRAKFEQLCDDLIKRTLEPCRKAVADSGVSVGQIDEVILVGGSTRIPRIQEEVEKFFGKKPSKGVNPDEVVAVGAAIQGGVLTGEVKDVLLLDVTPLSLGIETMGGVFTKLIESNTTIPSKKSEVFSTASDSQPSVEIHVLQGEREMAQYNRTIGRFHLDGIPPAPRGMPKIEVTFDVDANGILHVSAKDQGTGKEQKIRIEASSGLTDAEIQKMKQEAQANAESDKKEKEKIEKINAADSLIFQTEKQLKEFGDKLSEGNKTAINGGLEKLKEAHKGQDITAIESAMEALNAAWQAASQEIYAASGAGAAGGPQAGAPTDGGNTGGATTGSADATDVEFEEVKK